From a single Brassica napus cultivar Da-Ae chromosome C9, Da-Ae, whole genome shotgun sequence genomic region:
- the LOC106399746 gene encoding probable xyloglucan endotransglucosylase/hydrolase protein 25, with amino-acid sequence MDRHSTLILSILLTALTTTFFSPVYAGTFDRDFDITWGGGRGKVLNNGELLTLSLDRASGSGFQSKKEYLFGKIDMQIKLVPGNSAGTVTTYYLKSKGDTWDEIDFEFLGNLTGDPYVMHTNVYTKGKGDREQQFHLWFDPTADFHTYSVLWNHHHIVFLVDGIPIRQFKNLEHRRIPYPKMQPMRLYSSLWNADQWATRGGLVKTDWSKAPFTASYRNFRADACVSHTGKPSCPAGSPRWLSHRFDLTAENNMRVVQRKFMVYNYCTDSKRFPQGFPKECGIH; translated from the exons ATGGACCGTCATTCCACTTTGATCTTATCTATATTACTCACCGCTTTGACCACAACCTTCTTCTCTCCGGTTTATGCAGGAACTTTCGACAGAGACTTCGATATCACTTGGGGTGGTGGTCGTGGGAAAGTCCTAAACAATGGAGAGCTTCTCACTCTTTCTCTCGATAGAGCCTCCGGATCTGGATTCCAATCCAAGAAAGAGTATTTGTTCGGAAAAatagatatgcagatcaaactCGTCCCTGGAAACTCTGCCGGAACCGTCACTACCTACTAT CTGAAGTCCAAAGGTGATACGTGGGACGAGATAGATTTCGAGTTTCTTGGTAATCTAACTGGTGATCCGTATGTGATGCATACAAATGTGTATACTAAAGGCAAAGGTGATAGAGAACAACAATTTCATCTCTGGTTCGATCCAACGGCTGATTTTCACACTTACTCTGTTCTATGGAACCATCATCACATCGt TTTCTTGGTTGATGGAATTCCGATAAGACAATTCAAGAACCTAGAACATAGGAGAATTCCATATCCAAAAATGCAGCCAATGAGGCTCTACTCGAGTCTCTGGAACGCGGACCAGTGGGCTACGAGAGGAGGGCTTGTTAAGACCGACTGGTCCAAGGCGCCATTCACCGCTTCTTACAGAAACTTTAGAGCGGACGCATGTGTCTCGCACACTGGAAAACCATCTTGCCCAGCCGGTTCACCAAGATGGTTGTCTCATAGGTTTGATCTAACGGCGGAAAATAATATGAGGGTAGTGCAGAGGAAGTTCATGGTTTATAACTATTGTACGGATTCCAAGAGGTTTCCTCAAGGATTTCCTAAGGAGTGTGGTATTCACTAG